Proteins from a single region of Chloroflexota bacterium:
- a CDS encoding Gfo/Idh/MocA family oxidoreductase: MSEIRIGLIGFGAWTRSAYVPALRLDGRATVTAVAAPSAETRSRAIAELGPEIAVFASAPELVAAADLDAVTVAVPDRAHEPVLADALASGLPLLFEPPVASDRPGVERMLESLRDAPQLVHPDLELSYLPVVAHLREALDAGAIGRPRTASVRLQAGWGHPPRHELSVVHMLAGWYLDMLDRALGRTARRVLVLNGDDAPGLMQSRAVAHLDYGDVLGTFQINIGAVGPLRIDLEVNGVDGDIVCDPLAGAWRLRTREFPHWRLARQPALEPPAGWPGVHECLRAFLDAVEQGATNTGMRDAIIRQHEVGLAADRSCETGAWEDVRPA, translated from the coding sequence GTGAGCGAGATCCGCATCGGCCTCATAGGATTCGGCGCGTGGACGCGCAGCGCCTATGTCCCGGCGCTTCGCTTGGACGGTCGCGCCACGGTGACGGCGGTGGCGGCGCCCAGCGCCGAAACTCGTAGCCGGGCCATTGCGGAGCTTGGGCCGGAGATCGCCGTGTTTGCCTCGGCGCCCGAACTCGTGGCCGCCGCCGACCTGGACGCCGTCACGGTCGCGGTTCCCGATCGGGCGCACGAGCCGGTGCTGGCGGACGCGCTGGCGTCAGGCCTGCCGCTCCTGTTCGAGCCGCCCGTGGCTTCCGACCGGCCCGGGGTGGAACGCATGCTGGAGTCGCTCCGCGACGCGCCGCAACTCGTGCATCCCGACCTCGAGCTCTCCTACCTGCCCGTCGTCGCGCACCTGCGCGAGGCGCTGGACGCCGGCGCGATCGGTCGGCCGCGAACCGCGAGCGTGCGGCTCCAAGCCGGGTGGGGCCATCCGCCGCGGCACGAGCTGAGCGTGGTGCACATGCTGGCCGGGTGGTATCTCGACATGCTGGACCGCGCGCTCGGCCGCACGGCGCGCCGTGTACTGGTGCTCAACGGCGACGACGCACCGGGGCTGATGCAGTCGCGCGCCGTCGCTCACCTGGACTACGGCGACGTACTGGGCACGTTCCAAATCAACATCGGAGCGGTCGGGCCGCTGCGCATCGACCTGGAGGTCAACGGCGTCGACGGCGACATCGTCTGCGATCCGCTGGCGGGCGCCTGGCGCCTGCGCACGCGGGAGTTTCCCCACTGGCGCCTGGCGCGTCAGCCGGCGCTGGAACCGCCGGCCGGGTGGCCCGGCGTCCACGAATGCCTGCGCGCCTTCCTCGACGCCGTCGAACAGGGCGCGACGAATACCGGCATGCGCGACGCGATCATTCGTCAGCATGAGGTCGGCCTAGCCGCCGACCGGTCCTGCGAAACAGGCGCCTGGGAAGACGTCCGGCCGGCCTAG